One genomic region from Natrinema caseinilyticum encodes:
- a CDS encoding ABC transporter ATP-binding protein — protein sequence MPGTDPHPVLVDGLTKYYGDVRGVEDLSFTVERGEIFGFLGPNGAGKSTAIRVLLGLLKPTGGDATVLGRDVTDRWELRDMKRHIGYLPSDVTFYDRVTGAEILAYFGRLRGDERRAELLDRFPVPLDRNVKAYSSGNKQKLAIVATFMHDPELAIMDEPTSGLDPLVQNEFYELLEEREERGQTSFFSSHVLSEVRRVCDRVGIIRKGRLIELDSVENILAEGGTIVTVRLAEEPPTADLEFPGTAHVERRDDRYRLVLSREFDSLIDRLHEYTVLDLEVREASIEDVFMHFYGDTEDTDGEPDATRMDPDAGRATGSGDSGPAGDAS from the coding sequence GTGCCCGGCACCGATCCACACCCCGTACTTGTCGATGGCCTGACAAAGTACTACGGAGACGTCCGCGGTGTGGAAGATCTCTCGTTCACCGTCGAACGCGGGGAGATATTCGGCTTTCTCGGACCGAACGGGGCGGGCAAGTCGACGGCGATTCGCGTCCTGCTCGGCCTGTTGAAACCCACCGGCGGCGACGCCACCGTGCTCGGGCGCGACGTGACCGATCGGTGGGAACTCCGCGATATGAAACGCCACATCGGCTACCTGCCGAGCGACGTGACCTTCTACGACCGGGTCACGGGCGCGGAGATCCTCGCGTACTTCGGGCGATTGCGGGGCGACGAGCGCCGGGCGGAACTCCTCGATCGATTTCCCGTTCCCCTCGATCGGAACGTGAAGGCCTACTCGAGCGGGAACAAACAAAAACTCGCCATCGTCGCGACGTTCATGCACGATCCCGAACTGGCGATCATGGACGAACCGACGTCGGGGCTCGATCCGCTGGTCCAGAACGAGTTCTACGAACTGCTCGAGGAACGGGAAGAACGGGGACAGACGAGTTTCTTCTCCTCGCACGTCCTGAGCGAGGTCCGCCGCGTCTGCGATCGCGTCGGGATCATCAGGAAGGGGCGGTTGATCGAACTCGATAGCGTCGAGAACATCCTCGCGGAGGGCGGGACGATCGTCACCGTCCGACTGGCCGAGGAGCCGCCGACCGCCGACCTCGAGTTCCCCGGGACCGCACACGTCGAGCGGCGGGACGACAGGTACCGACTCGTGTTGTCACGGGAGTTCGATTCGCTGATCGATCGCCTCCACGAGTACACCGTGCTCGACCTGGAGGTCCGCGAGGCGTCCATCGAAGACGTGTTCATGCATTTCTACGGTGACACCGAGGATACCGATGGAGAACCCGACGCGACCCGGATGGACCCCGACGCTGGAAGGGCCACCGGGAGCGGCGACTCCGGGCCGGCCGGAGACGCGTCCTGA
- a CDS encoding COG1361 S-layer family protein, producing MTGQAGGSSHRSRRRVALAGCLLVALLLSVGGLVPVSGSTAAPALQNDQPGNDTRANDTVPTTPDGQLAPFNETTPGADVGPAPRVPTGGDGAAARADASATDTGRVQPPDDNLTVTVADNQSVRAGNAASVVLEVENDGDEEATDIVVTLEPPAGALTLGSPAAPQPSQSVYIEDIWPGDTETIDVDIAAADVEPGTYPLYARVQYTIDEDDDDDDDDDDDGDDEDDDDDDDDDNETVVTGGPSVLGLPVTESQPFDVTPVDGDIPVDGEGIYEVRITNDGNETVTGAVAVMNVSPPLTSESPTAYIGPLESGESETVRFPLESSTDAIETTASATLSITYDTGTGERTSTDPMAIPVSIADTNEETDVDSLAPFALVGVVLLLAAVWWIRRR from the coding sequence ATGACGGGTCAGGCGGGTGGCTCGAGCCACCGCTCGCGTCGTCGGGTCGCCCTCGCCGGCTGCTTGCTCGTCGCGCTGTTGCTTTCCGTCGGTGGTCTCGTTCCCGTTTCCGGCAGTACTGCGGCCCCAGCACTACAAAACGACCAGCCCGGAAACGACACGCGAGCCAACGATACGGTGCCGACGACACCCGACGGCCAGCTCGCGCCGTTCAACGAGACGACTCCCGGAGCCGACGTCGGACCCGCCCCTCGAGTGCCGACCGGCGGAGACGGAGCCGCTGCGAGGGCGGACGCGTCGGCGACGGACACGGGGCGAGTCCAACCGCCCGACGACAACCTCACCGTAACTGTCGCCGACAATCAGTCGGTCCGAGCGGGTAACGCCGCGTCGGTCGTCCTCGAAGTTGAGAACGACGGCGACGAGGAGGCGACTGACATCGTCGTGACGTTGGAGCCACCAGCCGGCGCGTTGACTCTCGGGTCGCCCGCCGCCCCGCAGCCGTCCCAGTCGGTTTACATAGAGGACATCTGGCCCGGCGATACCGAGACCATCGACGTCGATATCGCAGCGGCCGACGTCGAACCCGGAACGTACCCGCTGTACGCTCGCGTCCAGTACACCATCGACGAGGACGACGATGACGACGATGACGACGATGACGATGGGGACGATGAGGACGACGATGACGACGATGACGACGACAACGAAACCGTAGTGACCGGCGGTCCCTCGGTGCTCGGCCTGCCGGTCACCGAGTCCCAGCCGTTCGATGTTACGCCCGTCGACGGCGACATCCCCGTCGACGGGGAGGGAATCTACGAGGTGCGTATCACCAACGACGGCAACGAGACGGTCACGGGTGCCGTCGCCGTGATGAACGTCAGTCCGCCGCTGACGAGCGAGTCACCGACGGCCTATATCGGTCCCCTCGAGTCGGGCGAGTCGGAAACGGTCCGGTTCCCCCTGGAGTCGTCGACCGACGCCATCGAGACCACCGCCAGCGCGACGCTGTCTATTACGTACGACACGGGAACCGGCGAGCGAACGAGCACCGATCCGATGGCCATTCCGGTTTCGATCGCCGACACCAACGAGGAGACGGACGTCGACTCGCTCGCTCCGTTCGCTCTCGTCGGGGTCGTCCTCCTCCTCGCGGCAGTCTGGTGGATCCGACGGCGCTGA
- a CDS encoding ABC transporter permease — translation MLEITSFEAGRRLRGAVLLSGALIALIALTIGLFPSIQETGVDFDAYLESLPPEARRAFVGNVTTLTTIEGYLVSQLYQFGWVLLLAIYYAYAAASTVAAEVERGTVGLMLSLPVTRTRFVVGKFLSLVPGLVLVNAITFLAVYLGVRIVDESIDVTYLFAVHAASIPYLLACAGVGLLASVAFDSVRRAQTVGAGAVFGLFLLDTFTFDTDYEWLGDVAVSRYFDPGAILVDGDISMSDLTLLVVVAVVLVVVSSEYFERRDVSG, via the coding sequence ATGCTCGAGATCACGTCGTTCGAGGCCGGTCGTCGGCTCCGAGGAGCCGTGTTACTCTCGGGTGCGCTGATCGCGCTGATCGCGCTCACCATCGGGCTCTTTCCGTCGATCCAGGAGACCGGCGTCGACTTCGACGCCTACCTCGAGTCGCTACCGCCGGAGGCGAGGCGTGCGTTCGTCGGCAACGTGACGACGTTGACGACGATCGAGGGGTACCTCGTCTCTCAGCTCTACCAGTTCGGCTGGGTGTTGCTGCTCGCGATATACTACGCCTACGCCGCCGCCTCGACGGTCGCCGCGGAGGTAGAGCGGGGCACCGTGGGCCTGATGCTCTCGTTGCCGGTGACGAGAACGCGTTTCGTCGTCGGGAAGTTCCTCTCGCTCGTCCCGGGACTCGTCCTGGTCAACGCGATCACGTTCCTCGCGGTCTATCTCGGCGTCAGGATCGTCGACGAGTCGATCGACGTGACCTACCTGTTCGCCGTCCACGCCGCTTCGATCCCCTATCTGCTCGCCTGCGCCGGCGTCGGGTTGCTGGCGTCCGTCGCGTTCGACTCGGTTCGGCGAGCGCAGACCGTCGGCGCCGGGGCGGTTTTCGGACTGTTCTTGCTCGATACGTTCACGTTCGATACCGACTACGAGTGGCTCGGCGACGTCGCCGTCTCCCGGTACTTCGACCCAGGGGCGATTCTCGTCGACGGCGACATCTCGATGTCCGATCTCACGCTCCTCGTGGTCGTGGCGGTCGTCCTGGTCGTCGTCAGTAGCGAGTACTTCGAACGACGAGACGTCTCCGGGTGA
- a CDS encoding XTP/dITP diphosphatase, with amino-acid sequence MAIRFVTGNEGKVREARAYLEGVEPVEQLEYDYTEVQSDSLAAIATYGAREAFAELGSDEPVLVDDGGLFVDALGGFPGPYSAYVEDTVGVERLWRLAKDEEDRRARFRTVIAYADEDGTETFEGAVAGTLVAPRGDGGFGYDPIFEYNGQTFAEMSTDEKNAISHRGRALAKFADWYAEREA; translated from the coding sequence ATGGCAATTCGATTCGTCACCGGGAACGAGGGCAAGGTCCGCGAGGCGCGAGCGTACCTCGAGGGGGTCGAACCCGTCGAGCAACTCGAGTACGACTACACGGAGGTTCAGAGCGACTCGCTCGCAGCGATCGCGACCTACGGTGCACGGGAAGCGTTCGCGGAACTGGGGAGTGACGAACCGGTTCTCGTCGACGACGGCGGGTTGTTCGTCGACGCGCTGGGCGGATTTCCCGGGCCGTACTCGGCGTACGTCGAGGACACCGTCGGCGTCGAGCGGCTCTGGCGGCTCGCGAAGGACGAAGAGGACCGTCGCGCACGTTTTCGCACCGTCATCGCGTACGCGGACGAAGACGGGACGGAGACCTTCGAAGGGGCGGTCGCCGGGACGCTGGTCGCACCCCGCGGGGACGGCGGATTCGGGTACGATCCGATCTTCGAGTACAACGGGCAGACCTTCGCCGAGATGAGTACCGACGAGAAGAACGCGATCTCCCATCGCGGTCGGGCGCTGGCGAAATTCGCTGACTGGTACGCGGAGCGAGAGGCGTGA
- a CDS encoding helix-turn-helix domain-containing protein — MKTVRLILRYDAETIHPMHRFVADSDAFDEYRMVHGNFTGDDGDDNAFIFHVVGDPDVYEAALDETGRVNEYELTPTGDRSFTVYVRDAPANVDDRLLESFTRGSLVALPPLEYRSDWTVRFSVVGESEDIRRALADVPDGIETTVGRVGEYDGSDAAAGALTARQREALRVARDLGYFDVPRSASVEDVAGVLDCAPGTAAEHLRKAESAVMEALDL; from the coding sequence ATGAAGACCGTTCGGCTCATCCTCCGGTACGACGCCGAGACGATCCATCCGATGCACCGGTTCGTCGCCGATAGCGACGCGTTCGACGAGTATCGGATGGTTCACGGAAACTTCACCGGCGACGACGGAGACGACAACGCCTTTATTTTTCACGTGGTCGGCGATCCGGACGTCTACGAGGCCGCCCTCGACGAAACCGGCCGAGTGAACGAGTACGAACTCACGCCGACCGGCGATCGGTCGTTTACCGTGTACGTGCGAGACGCCCCCGCGAACGTCGACGATCGACTGCTCGAAAGCTTCACGCGCGGGAGTCTCGTCGCCCTGCCGCCCCTCGAGTACCGGTCCGACTGGACGGTCCGATTCTCCGTCGTCGGTGAATCCGAGGACATCCGGCGGGCGTTAGCGGACGTCCCGGACGGAATCGAGACGACCGTCGGTCGCGTCGGTGAGTACGACGGGAGCGACGCCGCGGCCGGTGCGCTGACCGCCCGCCAGCGCGAGGCGCTCCGGGTCGCCCGGGACCTCGGCTATTTCGACGTCCCCCGGTCGGCGAGCGTCGAGGACGTCGCCGGGGTACTCGACTGTGCACCCGGGACGGCCGCCGAACACCTCCGGAAAGCCGAGTCGGCCGTTATGGAGGCCCTGGACCTGTAG